A DNA window from Elephas maximus indicus isolate mEleMax1 chromosome 17, mEleMax1 primary haplotype, whole genome shotgun sequence contains the following coding sequences:
- the TIA1 gene encoding cytotoxic granule associated RNA binding protein TIA1 isoform X1 — MEDEMPKTLYVGNLSRDVTEALILQLFSQIGPCKNCKMIMDTAGNDPYCFVEFYEHRHAAAALAAMNGRKIMGKEVKVNWATTPSSQKKDTSSSTVVSTQRSQDHFHVFVGDLSPEITTEDIKAAFAPFGRISDARVVKDMATGKSKGYGFVSFFNKWDAENAIQQMGGQWLGGRQIRTNWATRKPPAPKSTYESNTKQLSYDEVVNQSSPSNCTVYCGGVTSGLTEQLMRQTFSPFGQIMEIRVFPDKGYSFVRFNSHESAAHAIVSVNGTTIEGHVVKCYWGKETLDMINPVQQQNQIGYPQPYGQWGQWYGNAQQIGQYMPNGWQVPAYGMYGQAWNQQGFNQTQSSAPWMGPNYGVQPPQGQNGSMVPNQPAGYRVAGYETQ, encoded by the exons ATGGAGGACGAGATGCCCAAGACTCT aTATGTCGGTAACCTTTCCAGAGATGTGACAGAAGCTCTAATTCTCCAGCTCTTTAGCCAAATTGGACCTTGTAAAAACTGCAAAATGATTATGGAT ACAGCTGGAAATGATCCATATTGTTTTGTGGAGTTTTATGAGCATCGTCATGCAGCTGCAGCACTAGCTGCTATGAATGGGCGGAAGATAATGGGTAAG gaaGTCAAAGTGAATTGGGCAACAACTCCCAGCAGCCAAAAGAAAGATACAAGCA GTAGTACCGTTGTCAGCACACAGCGTTCACAAG AtcatttccatgtctttgttggtGATCTCAGTCCAGAAATTACAACTGAAGATATAAAAGCTGCTTTTGCACCATTTGGAAGAATATC AGATGCCCGAGTGGTTAAAGACATGGCAACAGGAAAGTCTAAAGGATACGGCTTTGTCTcctttttcaacaaatgg GATGCCGAAAACGCCATTCAACAGATGGGTGGCCAGTGGCTTGGTGGAAGACAAATCAGAACTAACTGGGCAACCCGAAAGCCTCCAGCTCCAAAGAGTACATATGAGT CAAACACCAAACAGCTATCATATGATGAGGTTGTAAATCAGTCTAGTCCGAGCAACTGTACCGTATACTGTGGAGGCGTTACTTCTGGACTAACAG AACAGCTAATGCGTCAGACTTTTTCACCATTTGGACAAATAATGGAAATTCGAGTCTTTCCAGATAAAGGATATTCATTTGTTCG GTTCAATTCCCATGAAAGTGCAGCACATGCAATTGTTTCTGTTAATGGTACTACCATCGAAGGCCACGTCGTGAAATGCTATTGGGGCAAAGAAACTCTCGATATGATAAATCCTGTGCAACAG CAGAATCAAATTGGATATCCACAGCCTTATGGCCAGTGGGGCCAGTGGTACGGAAATGCACAACAGATTGGACAGTATATGCCTAATGGTTGGCAAGTACCTGCATATGGAATGTATGGCCAGGCATGGAACCAGCAGGGATTTAA TCAGACGCAGTCTTCTGCACCGTGGATGGGTCCAAATTACGGAGTGCAGCCACCTCAAGGGCAGAATGGCAGCATGGTGCCTAACCAGCCTGCAGGGTATCGAGTGGCAGGGTATGAAACCCAATGA
- the TIA1 gene encoding cytotoxic granule associated RNA binding protein TIA1 isoform X2 translates to MEDEMPKTLYVGNLSRDVTEALILQLFSQIGPCKNCKMIMDTAGNDPYCFVEFYEHRHAAAALAAMNGRKIMGKEVKVNWATTPSSQKKDTSSSTVVSTQRSQDHFHVFVGDLSPEITTEDIKAAFAPFGRISDARVVKDMATGKSKGYGFVSFFNKWDAENAIQQMGGQWLGGRQIRTNWATRKPPAPKSTYESNTKQLSYDEVVNQSSPSNCTVYCGGVTSGLTEQLMRQTFSPFGQIMEIRVFPDKGYSFVRFNSHESAAHAIVSVNGTTIEGHVVKCYWGKETLDMINPVQQNQIGYPQPYGQWGQWYGNAQQIGQYMPNGWQVPAYGMYGQAWNQQGFNQTQSSAPWMGPNYGVQPPQGQNGSMVPNQPAGYRVAGYETQ, encoded by the exons ATGGAGGACGAGATGCCCAAGACTCT aTATGTCGGTAACCTTTCCAGAGATGTGACAGAAGCTCTAATTCTCCAGCTCTTTAGCCAAATTGGACCTTGTAAAAACTGCAAAATGATTATGGAT ACAGCTGGAAATGATCCATATTGTTTTGTGGAGTTTTATGAGCATCGTCATGCAGCTGCAGCACTAGCTGCTATGAATGGGCGGAAGATAATGGGTAAG gaaGTCAAAGTGAATTGGGCAACAACTCCCAGCAGCCAAAAGAAAGATACAAGCA GTAGTACCGTTGTCAGCACACAGCGTTCACAAG AtcatttccatgtctttgttggtGATCTCAGTCCAGAAATTACAACTGAAGATATAAAAGCTGCTTTTGCACCATTTGGAAGAATATC AGATGCCCGAGTGGTTAAAGACATGGCAACAGGAAAGTCTAAAGGATACGGCTTTGTCTcctttttcaacaaatgg GATGCCGAAAACGCCATTCAACAGATGGGTGGCCAGTGGCTTGGTGGAAGACAAATCAGAACTAACTGGGCAACCCGAAAGCCTCCAGCTCCAAAGAGTACATATGAGT CAAACACCAAACAGCTATCATATGATGAGGTTGTAAATCAGTCTAGTCCGAGCAACTGTACCGTATACTGTGGAGGCGTTACTTCTGGACTAACAG AACAGCTAATGCGTCAGACTTTTTCACCATTTGGACAAATAATGGAAATTCGAGTCTTTCCAGATAAAGGATATTCATTTGTTCG GTTCAATTCCCATGAAAGTGCAGCACATGCAATTGTTTCTGTTAATGGTACTACCATCGAAGGCCACGTCGTGAAATGCTATTGGGGCAAAGAAACTCTCGATATGATAAATCCTGTGCAACAG AATCAAATTGGATATCCACAGCCTTATGGCCAGTGGGGCCAGTGGTACGGAAATGCACAACAGATTGGACAGTATATGCCTAATGGTTGGCAAGTACCTGCATATGGAATGTATGGCCAGGCATGGAACCAGCAGGGATTTAA TCAGACGCAGTCTTCTGCACCGTGGATGGGTCCAAATTACGGAGTGCAGCCACCTCAAGGGCAGAATGGCAGCATGGTGCCTAACCAGCCTGCAGGGTATCGAGTGGCAGGGTATGAAACCCAATGA
- the TIA1 gene encoding cytotoxic granule associated RNA binding protein TIA1 isoform X3, giving the protein MEDEMPKTLYVGNLSRDVTEALILQLFSQIGPCKNCKMIMDTAGNDPYCFVEFYEHRHAAAALAAMNGRKIMGKEVKVNWATTPSSQKKDTSNHFHVFVGDLSPEITTEDIKAAFAPFGRISDARVVKDMATGKSKGYGFVSFFNKWDAENAIQQMGGQWLGGRQIRTNWATRKPPAPKSTYESNTKQLSYDEVVNQSSPSNCTVYCGGVTSGLTEQLMRQTFSPFGQIMEIRVFPDKGYSFVRFNSHESAAHAIVSVNGTTIEGHVVKCYWGKETLDMINPVQQQNQIGYPQPYGQWGQWYGNAQQIGQYMPNGWQVPAYGMYGQAWNQQGFNQTQSSAPWMGPNYGVQPPQGQNGSMVPNQPAGYRVAGYETQ; this is encoded by the exons ATGGAGGACGAGATGCCCAAGACTCT aTATGTCGGTAACCTTTCCAGAGATGTGACAGAAGCTCTAATTCTCCAGCTCTTTAGCCAAATTGGACCTTGTAAAAACTGCAAAATGATTATGGAT ACAGCTGGAAATGATCCATATTGTTTTGTGGAGTTTTATGAGCATCGTCATGCAGCTGCAGCACTAGCTGCTATGAATGGGCGGAAGATAATGGGTAAG gaaGTCAAAGTGAATTGGGCAACAACTCCCAGCAGCCAAAAGAAAGATACAAGCA AtcatttccatgtctttgttggtGATCTCAGTCCAGAAATTACAACTGAAGATATAAAAGCTGCTTTTGCACCATTTGGAAGAATATC AGATGCCCGAGTGGTTAAAGACATGGCAACAGGAAAGTCTAAAGGATACGGCTTTGTCTcctttttcaacaaatgg GATGCCGAAAACGCCATTCAACAGATGGGTGGCCAGTGGCTTGGTGGAAGACAAATCAGAACTAACTGGGCAACCCGAAAGCCTCCAGCTCCAAAGAGTACATATGAGT CAAACACCAAACAGCTATCATATGATGAGGTTGTAAATCAGTCTAGTCCGAGCAACTGTACCGTATACTGTGGAGGCGTTACTTCTGGACTAACAG AACAGCTAATGCGTCAGACTTTTTCACCATTTGGACAAATAATGGAAATTCGAGTCTTTCCAGATAAAGGATATTCATTTGTTCG GTTCAATTCCCATGAAAGTGCAGCACATGCAATTGTTTCTGTTAATGGTACTACCATCGAAGGCCACGTCGTGAAATGCTATTGGGGCAAAGAAACTCTCGATATGATAAATCCTGTGCAACAG CAGAATCAAATTGGATATCCACAGCCTTATGGCCAGTGGGGCCAGTGGTACGGAAATGCACAACAGATTGGACAGTATATGCCTAATGGTTGGCAAGTACCTGCATATGGAATGTATGGCCAGGCATGGAACCAGCAGGGATTTAA TCAGACGCAGTCTTCTGCACCGTGGATGGGTCCAAATTACGGAGTGCAGCCACCTCAAGGGCAGAATGGCAGCATGGTGCCTAACCAGCCTGCAGGGTATCGAGTGGCAGGGTATGAAACCCAATGA
- the TIA1 gene encoding cytotoxic granule associated RNA binding protein TIA1 isoform X4, translating to MEDEMPKTLYVGNLSRDVTEALILQLFSQIGPCKNCKMIMDTAGNDPYCFVEFYEHRHAAAALAAMNGRKIMGKEVKVNWATTPSSQKKDTSNHFHVFVGDLSPEITTEDIKAAFAPFGRISDARVVKDMATGKSKGYGFVSFFNKWDAENAIQQMGGQWLGGRQIRTNWATRKPPAPKSTYESNTKQLSYDEVVNQSSPSNCTVYCGGVTSGLTEQLMRQTFSPFGQIMEIRVFPDKGYSFVRFNSHESAAHAIVSVNGTTIEGHVVKCYWGKETLDMINPVQQNQIGYPQPYGQWGQWYGNAQQIGQYMPNGWQVPAYGMYGQAWNQQGFNQTQSSAPWMGPNYGVQPPQGQNGSMVPNQPAGYRVAGYETQ from the exons ATGGAGGACGAGATGCCCAAGACTCT aTATGTCGGTAACCTTTCCAGAGATGTGACAGAAGCTCTAATTCTCCAGCTCTTTAGCCAAATTGGACCTTGTAAAAACTGCAAAATGATTATGGAT ACAGCTGGAAATGATCCATATTGTTTTGTGGAGTTTTATGAGCATCGTCATGCAGCTGCAGCACTAGCTGCTATGAATGGGCGGAAGATAATGGGTAAG gaaGTCAAAGTGAATTGGGCAACAACTCCCAGCAGCCAAAAGAAAGATACAAGCA AtcatttccatgtctttgttggtGATCTCAGTCCAGAAATTACAACTGAAGATATAAAAGCTGCTTTTGCACCATTTGGAAGAATATC AGATGCCCGAGTGGTTAAAGACATGGCAACAGGAAAGTCTAAAGGATACGGCTTTGTCTcctttttcaacaaatgg GATGCCGAAAACGCCATTCAACAGATGGGTGGCCAGTGGCTTGGTGGAAGACAAATCAGAACTAACTGGGCAACCCGAAAGCCTCCAGCTCCAAAGAGTACATATGAGT CAAACACCAAACAGCTATCATATGATGAGGTTGTAAATCAGTCTAGTCCGAGCAACTGTACCGTATACTGTGGAGGCGTTACTTCTGGACTAACAG AACAGCTAATGCGTCAGACTTTTTCACCATTTGGACAAATAATGGAAATTCGAGTCTTTCCAGATAAAGGATATTCATTTGTTCG GTTCAATTCCCATGAAAGTGCAGCACATGCAATTGTTTCTGTTAATGGTACTACCATCGAAGGCCACGTCGTGAAATGCTATTGGGGCAAAGAAACTCTCGATATGATAAATCCTGTGCAACAG AATCAAATTGGATATCCACAGCCTTATGGCCAGTGGGGCCAGTGGTACGGAAATGCACAACAGATTGGACAGTATATGCCTAATGGTTGGCAAGTACCTGCATATGGAATGTATGGCCAGGCATGGAACCAGCAGGGATTTAA TCAGACGCAGTCTTCTGCACCGTGGATGGGTCCAAATTACGGAGTGCAGCCACCTCAAGGGCAGAATGGCAGCATGGTGCCTAACCAGCCTGCAGGGTATCGAGTGGCAGGGTATGAAACCCAATGA
- the TIA1 gene encoding cytotoxic granule associated RNA binding protein TIA1 isoform X7 — protein sequence MEDEMPKTLYVGNLSRDVTEALILQLFSQIGPCKNCKMIMDTAGNDPYCFVEFYEHRHAAAALAAMNGRKIMGKEVKVNWATTPSSQKKDTSSSTVVSTQRSQVLVHLHMDSHKLNGVMSGQPNLVAFEKTVKYFNIKLLQCKIISMSLLVISVQKLQLKI from the exons ATGGAGGACGAGATGCCCAAGACTCT aTATGTCGGTAACCTTTCCAGAGATGTGACAGAAGCTCTAATTCTCCAGCTCTTTAGCCAAATTGGACCTTGTAAAAACTGCAAAATGATTATGGAT ACAGCTGGAAATGATCCATATTGTTTTGTGGAGTTTTATGAGCATCGTCATGCAGCTGCAGCACTAGCTGCTATGAATGGGCGGAAGATAATGGGTAAG gaaGTCAAAGTGAATTGGGCAACAACTCCCAGCAGCCAAAAGAAAGATACAAGCA GTAGTACCGTTGTCAGCACACAGCGTTCACAAG TCTTAGTTCACTTGCACATGGATTCACATAAACTGAATGGTGTAATGTCTGGGCAACCAAATCTGGTGGCTTTTGAGAAAACTGTCAAATACTTTAACATCAAACTGTTGCAATGCAAG AtcatttccatgtctttgttggtGATCTCAGTCCAGAAATTACAACTGAAGATATAA
- the TIA1 gene encoding cytotoxic granule associated RNA binding protein TIA1 isoform X8, whose product MEDEMPKTLYVGNLSRDVTEALILQLFSQIGPCKNCKMIMDTAGNDPYCFVEFYEHRHAAAALAAMNGRKIMGKEVKVNWATTPSSQKKDTSSSTVVSTQRSQDHFHVFVGDLSPEITTEDIKAAFAPFGRISVSLKNGQNCPG is encoded by the exons ATGGAGGACGAGATGCCCAAGACTCT aTATGTCGGTAACCTTTCCAGAGATGTGACAGAAGCTCTAATTCTCCAGCTCTTTAGCCAAATTGGACCTTGTAAAAACTGCAAAATGATTATGGAT ACAGCTGGAAATGATCCATATTGTTTTGTGGAGTTTTATGAGCATCGTCATGCAGCTGCAGCACTAGCTGCTATGAATGGGCGGAAGATAATGGGTAAG gaaGTCAAAGTGAATTGGGCAACAACTCCCAGCAGCCAAAAGAAAGATACAAGCA GTAGTACCGTTGTCAGCACACAGCGTTCACAAG AtcatttccatgtctttgttggtGATCTCAGTCCAGAAATTACAACTGAAGATATAAAAGCTGCTTTTGCACCATTTGGAAGAATATC AGTGTCTCTGAAGAATGGACAGAATTGCCCTGGCTAA
- the TIA1 gene encoding cytotoxic granule associated RNA binding protein TIA1 isoform X5: MQDHFHVFVGDLSPEITTEDIKAAFAPFGRISDARVVKDMATGKSKGYGFVSFFNKWDAENAIQQMGGQWLGGRQIRTNWATRKPPAPKSTYESNTKQLSYDEVVNQSSPSNCTVYCGGVTSGLTEQLMRQTFSPFGQIMEIRVFPDKGYSFVRFNSHESAAHAIVSVNGTTIEGHVVKCYWGKETLDMINPVQQQNQIGYPQPYGQWGQWYGNAQQIGQYMPNGWQVPAYGMYGQAWNQQGFNQTQSSAPWMGPNYGVQPPQGQNGSMVPNQPAGYRVAGYETQ; this comes from the exons ATGCAAG AtcatttccatgtctttgttggtGATCTCAGTCCAGAAATTACAACTGAAGATATAAAAGCTGCTTTTGCACCATTTGGAAGAATATC AGATGCCCGAGTGGTTAAAGACATGGCAACAGGAAAGTCTAAAGGATACGGCTTTGTCTcctttttcaacaaatgg GATGCCGAAAACGCCATTCAACAGATGGGTGGCCAGTGGCTTGGTGGAAGACAAATCAGAACTAACTGGGCAACCCGAAAGCCTCCAGCTCCAAAGAGTACATATGAGT CAAACACCAAACAGCTATCATATGATGAGGTTGTAAATCAGTCTAGTCCGAGCAACTGTACCGTATACTGTGGAGGCGTTACTTCTGGACTAACAG AACAGCTAATGCGTCAGACTTTTTCACCATTTGGACAAATAATGGAAATTCGAGTCTTTCCAGATAAAGGATATTCATTTGTTCG GTTCAATTCCCATGAAAGTGCAGCACATGCAATTGTTTCTGTTAATGGTACTACCATCGAAGGCCACGTCGTGAAATGCTATTGGGGCAAAGAAACTCTCGATATGATAAATCCTGTGCAACAG CAGAATCAAATTGGATATCCACAGCCTTATGGCCAGTGGGGCCAGTGGTACGGAAATGCACAACAGATTGGACAGTATATGCCTAATGGTTGGCAAGTACCTGCATATGGAATGTATGGCCAGGCATGGAACCAGCAGGGATTTAA TCAGACGCAGTCTTCTGCACCGTGGATGGGTCCAAATTACGGAGTGCAGCCACCTCAAGGGCAGAATGGCAGCATGGTGCCTAACCAGCCTGCAGGGTATCGAGTGGCAGGGTATGAAACCCAATGA
- the TIA1 gene encoding cytotoxic granule associated RNA binding protein TIA1 isoform X6 translates to MATGKSKGYGFVSFFNKWDAENAIQQMGGQWLGGRQIRTNWATRKPPAPKSTYESNTKQLSYDEVVNQSSPSNCTVYCGGVTSGLTEQLMRQTFSPFGQIMEIRVFPDKGYSFVRFNSHESAAHAIVSVNGTTIEGHVVKCYWGKETLDMINPVQQQNQIGYPQPYGQWGQWYGNAQQIGQYMPNGWQVPAYGMYGQAWNQQGFNQTQSSAPWMGPNYGVQPPQGQNGSMVPNQPAGYRVAGYETQ, encoded by the exons ATGGCAACAGGAAAGTCTAAAGGATACGGCTTTGTCTcctttttcaacaaatgg GATGCCGAAAACGCCATTCAACAGATGGGTGGCCAGTGGCTTGGTGGAAGACAAATCAGAACTAACTGGGCAACCCGAAAGCCTCCAGCTCCAAAGAGTACATATGAGT CAAACACCAAACAGCTATCATATGATGAGGTTGTAAATCAGTCTAGTCCGAGCAACTGTACCGTATACTGTGGAGGCGTTACTTCTGGACTAACAG AACAGCTAATGCGTCAGACTTTTTCACCATTTGGACAAATAATGGAAATTCGAGTCTTTCCAGATAAAGGATATTCATTTGTTCG GTTCAATTCCCATGAAAGTGCAGCACATGCAATTGTTTCTGTTAATGGTACTACCATCGAAGGCCACGTCGTGAAATGCTATTGGGGCAAAGAAACTCTCGATATGATAAATCCTGTGCAACAG CAGAATCAAATTGGATATCCACAGCCTTATGGCCAGTGGGGCCAGTGGTACGGAAATGCACAACAGATTGGACAGTATATGCCTAATGGTTGGCAAGTACCTGCATATGGAATGTATGGCCAGGCATGGAACCAGCAGGGATTTAA TCAGACGCAGTCTTCTGCACCGTGGATGGGTCCAAATTACGGAGTGCAGCCACCTCAAGGGCAGAATGGCAGCATGGTGCCTAACCAGCCTGCAGGGTATCGAGTGGCAGGGTATGAAACCCAATGA